The sequence ataaattaatctgcCAGCATTCTCCAACAATGATaaatgagttttttcttttcttttcttttcttttttttttttaaggctagtcaagtgaagcagtgagagtggagaaggaacaaaggaaactgtaactggttgtgataaattagttgtaaacaccactgtaTGAGTTTGTATTTTTAAGTATCATTATGAACTTATTAATTTAAGCGCATTTgaggccaagcacggtggctcatgcctgtaatcctagcactctgggaggccgaggcaggaggattgcttgaggtcaggagtttgtggccgggcgcggtggctcacgcctgtaatcctagcactctaggaggccgaggtgggcggatcgctcaaggtcaggagttcgagaccagcctgagcgagagcgagaccccgtctctactaaaaatagaaagaaattatatggacaactaaaaatatatatagaataaaattagccgggcatagtggcgcatgcctgtagtcccatgcctgtagtcccagctactcaggaggctgaggcaggaggattgcttgagcccaggagtttgaggttgctgtgagctagtctgacgccacggcactcactctagcctgggcaacagagtgagactctgtctcaaaaaaaaaaaaagaggtcaggagtttgagaccagcctgggcaagagtgagacccccgtttctactaaaaaatagaaggaaaatatctggacaactaaaaatatatagaaaagcgGGGCATGGgttgcgcatgcctgtagtcccagctactcgggaggctgaggcagaaggatcgcttaaggccaggagtttgaggttgctgtgagcgaggctgatgccacggcactcactctagcccgggcaacagagcgagactctgtctccaaaataaaaaaaaaaaaaaaaagaaacacatttgatGTGTTTCAATCCATTGCAGATAGTATCCAGTTTGATGCTCAACTTGTCCCATCTTTGACCAGTGGGAACTATTCTATTTGGCTCTTGAGTCCTTTTGCTGCAATCCTAATAGTCTTCCTTGTTTATCCTTCCTTGGGGCAATGCCTGCCCCAAACTTGAAATCAGCCGTTTCTCCAAGaagtcctggttccttttagtgggaattggtattttgatagcaCAATTTGGACACTAGAGGTGTTCATTGTTACTGGATTGTCTCTAGGCCTTTTCAGGATAAAGCTAGGAAATTTTTTAGGATAAAGTACACCACGAGTTCACAGTTATACTTGCAATTTAAATTCAgaattgtagatttttttcttaatttcactaATCATAAATCTGTATCTCTTTAATCCACACTAAAAATCCTggttctcaaagacaccaacgttattactcattttttaaatcccaCATTACACCtaaaatagtttcagaataaTAATACCAACACTATAATCTATAATAtggctatttaaaaatactttttgtcaCTTCTCTTTGTCATTAAATTATATCCTACTTGGGATGTCATAgccaaattattttgttttaaagtcactTCACTTCAATAGTTTGCTTGGaggcattttacatttttgtaatatAACTCCTTGTGATATGGCCTCTCGTggttaagagaaaaattaaagttatcaGATATACGTATATATGAGAAGAGTACTGTGTGGGCCTCTGAATTAAATGTAGAGCTAACTGGTACAAATGCCTCAGTGGTACTATTTGGAATCAGTCCTTGCGTTAACTTTACTCAGCAAATACTAAAAGATAATGATCTCAGATGTTCCTATGGCTGCAAAAACATGACATGCCTAAATCCCTTGATTGCAATATCTTAAACTCACAAGATTATGTTATTCCACAAAAGTATCTTTCTGAATGtctttttctctccacttttcTCTCCAACTCCCCCTCCCCTATGGGTTAGTAGtttcaaaaaaattctatttgCGGTCTTTCTTCAACTCTTTGCCTTTGTTAGCCTTCTCCCCCAACAACTCAGGAGTTTATATTTTGTGCGCATTATTTAGGGGGCGGGAGGAGGAATTGCTCTATAAACTAAGGTAATGAAAACGGAGGAGGTAGGGGGATAGACAGCTGCAAGGATCTGAGCTGGATAGACTGAACGAACCTTCATCCTAAACAACTCAGAGCTCAGATTTCTTCTCTGGACAGCTGGCTTTTTCAGTCCTTCTAAAATACTCTGTCTGCACAGATGAGGGAGGAGCTGTGAATTATCTCTGCTATGGATCTTATTTAAAGTCAGCTACCTCCCAGATAACGATTTGTAGAAACTAAATGTAATATTCAATATGGCAAAGATCAGGGTGGTAAACAAAAGGTATCCAATCACCCACTACAATTTTTAAAGGCCAGGAGCTCATTATTAAGAATGCTGGAGGGCTGCCTGGAGTAGGCAGTGACTAGAAGTCATACCAGCTGGAATTGGTTACCTGACTTGTCTGTcatatttttctccccaccctcacTTGGCACCCAATACTCCATATTCTTTCTAATCCTCCTACTCTCCCCACTCCCCCGACTCCCACACCCTACCCCCACTAACGTTCCTGGAATTTTGGacttagctatttttaaaaccGTCAACTCAGTagccacctccctccctgctcagctGTCCAGTACTCCGGCCAGCCATATACTCCCCCTTTCCCCCACACCAAACCTTCTCTGGCTCCCTGACCTCAGTGAGAGTGCAGCCGATCTGGGGACCTGGGGGAGACATGGAGAAAGAGACGGGGGACCCCCTGGCTGGAGCCGACTGACAGAGTAGGCAACCATGGCTGGAGAATTGGATATCAGAGTAATGTTTGACCTCTGGAAACAGTAAGTCAAAATGAAATTGCAATTCCTTTAATAAGCTTTTGGATTGAAGTTAGACTTTTATAAAATTACAGACACCTACTTGGATGTCTCTGGTCCAAAAGCTAGGATCTCTCCCTATCAAGGTGCCCCAATCTCCATTTCTCCTTCTGTCTCATTTCCTTCTGGCCTCTGGCCTCTGGCCTCTAGCCATTTGAAGTTTAATCCTGTCTCTCCTCCGGCAGTCTTAGTTCCCTTTTTACCCTGTTACCTTAAGATTTCTGATGAAATTTTAGGAGTTCTCCACACTCTCTACTCTGTATTTTTCTCACCAAGGCCAAATTTGGCCTCAGAGGATTAGTCACTGACACCCTTCTAGCCTGCCCTACTTAGCAATGCCCTTCACATTGGGATTCCAAGGGTGGGGGCTATCCTTTGTTGTAAATTATTTCTCCCCACAACTCCAGTCCCTCTATTCTATTCTCCCTCCTGCTGGACTCTTCTCCCAATCATATCCTTAACCCAACAGAGGGGAGTTCTGCAGGAGGGAGTTAGTCCCTGCCCAACCCCTGCCCTCACCAAAAGACTGAAAACTTCTGAATTTGCAAAGGGGAGATCAATGGAAAGAATGGTTCTTCAGTCAGgtttggaaaaatacaagaaCTAAGAAAAACAAGTATTGATTTGCATGCTTAGTTTGCATCCTATTATTCAATGAGACAGAGGAATTATAACTGCAGCTCTCTAGAGCTGATAAAAGAGattggtttccttttcatttgcaTACTGATGTTCTAGAGGGGGAGGGTATTCTACCTTTACACCTTGTGTTCTTCTGacacaaagaaggaagagaaattaatACACCTGGAGAATGTCCCTTCTAATGGAGAAGGACAGATAAGAggtatatttctgaaatattttcatatcctAATTCTATTGGGGATCCCACTAGTGACTGGTATTTGATCTATCCCCAAGATTTCTCCATTTTTGACATATCTGCTGTTTGGTAGCTCAGGATGGGGCAATACAGTAGACTTTGCCCCCAGAGTTCACTCAAccttctctccacccccacctaGGCTTATTGCACAAGGGCCTTGAAAGTGGCCACAGGAGCAGGGCACAGAAGCTTAATAGCTACATTTACAGTTTTAGGAGTCCCATTCTCCCCAAACTCCAGTCTGTTCATCCTTTCCTCAATCTCCCCAGATTCTCTTCACATCATCCTGACCAATCTTcaactcttctctctccccatgCCCAGCcgaatttcttttttcagtcaCTTACAGGACGTGCGGTCAAAATTCACTAGGTAGGAGGGCCATCAGCTGGGAAGAACCGGCGCCTGGGGGGACCAGGCTGGATAGGTATGGGGGATCCAGGCCAGTCCTCTGGTCCCCGGTCCCCCCATGGCAGTCCCCCAACTCTAAGCACTCTCACTCTCCTGCTGCTCCTCTGTGGACATGGTAAGGAAGGGCCAGGGAGGGGTTTGGGAAATCCAGAGGAAACCCTGCTATGTAGGGTTGGGCACGTGAGCATGTGTGAGTGAGGAGAGACAGGTGCTGAGGAGTCCTAGTCACTCTACTCCCAAATAAGTGTATGTTATTTCCCACTCAACTTGGGGAAGGGAACTGGGGAAGCCCTTGATTGACAGGGAGAAGAGACGCAGGCTTACACATTTTTAGTAAGACCGAGTTAAGAGAGAATGAGGGaactgagggggtgggggtggggaaaaccCTTAGTTGGGTTTTAGGAACTTCTGAAATCCCTTGATGAGATTTGGAAGAGTTATGAGCATACTCTAATAGAGCAGAGGTCTGGGAACTATCTCACAATCCTCTCCCTTCCGTTCTCAGCTCATTCGCAATGCAAGATCCTCCGCTGCAATGCTGAGTATGTATCGTCCACTCTGAGCCTTAGAAGTGGGGGTTCAACAGGAGCGcttcgaggaggaggaggaggcggcggcggcggtggcggcggcgccGCTAGCGGCCGAGGTGGAGACGTGGGCTCCGGTGGCCTCTGCCGAGCCCTCCGCTCCTACGCGCTCTGCACTCGGCGCACCGCCCGCACCTGCCGCGGGGACCTCGCCTTCCATTCGGCAGTGCATGGCATCGAAGACCTGATGATCCAGCACAACTGCTCCCGTCAGGGCCCTacggcccctcccccgccccgggGCCCGGCTCTTCCAGGTGCTGGTCCGGGCCTCCCAGCCTCGGACCCCTGTGACTATGAAAGCCGGTTTTCCCGGCTGCATGGTCGTCCCTCTGGCTTCTTGCATTGCGCTTCCTTCGGGGACCCCCATGTACGCAGCTTCCACCACCACTTTCACACGTGCCGTGTACAAGGAGCTTGGCCTCTGCTGGATAACGACTTCCTCTTTGTCCAGGCCACCAGCTCCCCCGTGGCATTGGGGGCCAACGCTACCACTACTCGGAAGGTCAGGGACTCAATTTTCCTCCAGACCCACTTCATGGAAATCTCTCTTGGTCACCTCTCCATACCACTTACTCCTCATTTTCACTCCTCCACAGCAATGCTCcttattcccttttttcctcagCCACTCCCCCATCTTGAATCACTCCGTCCTACCAAACACTTGCTCCTGTAAATCACTTCCCTTGATGGGAATTTCACTCCAATGCAGAAAACACTGAAGAGAAAGTTGGAGAGAGTAGACTTGAGGAGTTTCAGAAGGGAAACTTTCTCTCCTCTCGGGAGTTGCTGAGATTGAGTAGAGCAGGGTTAAGTAGGGATAAGGCAATATTGAAACATGAGTAGAAGAAGGGATCAAGGATTGATGGCCCTGAGAAGCCTTGCATCTCTGTGCTTGGATCACATCCCTGACTGTATGAGGTCTGAGTGGGGGGAGGATGCACCGAGCCCAGAATGACTATTTTCCTTCTTGCCCTCACAGCTCACGATCATATTTAAGAACATGCAGGAATGCATTGATCAGAAAGTCTACCAGGCTGAAGTGGACAATCTTCCTGCAGCCTTTGAAGACGGTTCTATCAATGGAGGTGACCGACCTGGTGGCTCCAGTTTGTCTATTCAAACTGCTAACCCTGGGAGCCATGTGGAGATCCGAGCTGCCTATATTGGCACAACTATAATCATTCGGCAGACAGCTGGGCAGCTGTCCTTCTCTATCAAGGTAGCAGAGGATGTGGCCAGGGCCTTCTCAGCTGAGCAGGACCTGCAGCTCTGTGTTGGGGGATGCCCTCCAAGTCAGCGACTCTCTCAATCAGAGCGCAATCGTCGGGGAGCTATAACCATTGATATTGCCAGACAGCTGTGCAAGGAAGGGCTTCCAGTGGAAGATGCTTACTTCCATTCCTGTGTCTTTGATGTTTTAATTTCTGGTGACCCCAACTTTACCGTGGCAGCTCAGGCAGCTCTGGAGGATGCCCGAGCCTTCCTGCCAGACTTAGAGAAGCTGCATCTCTTCCCCTCTGATGCCGGAATTCCTCTTTCCTCAGCAACCCTCCTAGCCCCACTCCTTTCTGGGCTCTTTGTTCTGTGGCTTTGCATCCAATAAGTAGGTCAGCAATCCCATGACTGGTTTGGAAATAATTTGGGGATAGAGAGTGGCATGGAAGAACATAAAGAATCACTAAAGGAAACAGTAGGGACTAGGAGATACATGAAACAATAACATTTATCCAGAGTCAGATGAGGCTGCAGTTCACGGCCAAAACGATCACAGAATAAGGATTCTGCACAAGGTTTCTGCATTCCAGACCTCCATAGGTGCTCTCCACCAATTTTTTCAGTCCTGTTTTTAGGAAGCTAATTGCTCTAATCTGTCTACTCCAGAGATCACCCCTACAAGCTTAGTGGTTAGGTGGGGTCCTAACAATCAATAAATTAAGGGTTGAGATTTTTTGAGAACCAAGAACTGAAAAAGTAATACATGATCATCACCCATAAGAAACTCAAAAGAGGAGGAAGTAGGGAAAAAAGTTTATGATGAATATATGTGAGTAAGGTATAAGGCAGTCTCTGCTTTTGGAGAACAGCACAGATAGGACAGAAGCCCTCATCCCCACCCCTAACTAATCTATTATTAAAACTATGGATTCTTCACATCATCCTGTTGCCTATGTTGAATCTCTTCATAGATGCTTGAAATAGAGAACGGCAATGTGTTCACACCACTGAAAGAGGGCTGAGAAGTACCAGGTATTGTTTCTGTCCTCAGGGAGTTGATAGGCTATTGGAAAGACAAATTCACATGAAGGAATGATGAGTGTGTAATGATTCACTAAATTCTATGGTACTGTGAATTCAGGTGGGAAGATGATTGATGAGAACTAAAGTAAAAAgagtaggctgggtgtggtggctcacgcctgtaattctagcactctgggaggccgaggcaggaggatcactcaaggtctggagttcaagaccagcctgagcaagagtgaaaccccgtctctactaaaaatagaaataaattagctggacaactaaaaatatatagaaaaaattagccgggcatggtggcgcatgcctgtagtcccagctactcgggaggctgaggcagaaggattgcttgagcccaggagtttgaggttgctgtaagctagctTGACacaatggcactctagcccaagcaatagagcaagactctgtctcaaaagaaaaaaaaagtaataagacTAATAAGAGGTAATAGAGAAGATAGGATTTGAAGTGAGCTTTGAAAAATCCGTAGGATTTGAATTGCTAAGGACCTTCTAAACAATGGAAACCATCTGGAGTTACGCATAGATTCATGATTCAGTGAGGAAAGTAGCAAGACTCAAATGAAGTAGACAAAGAGTAACAGGACAGAAGATTAGATGGGCAGAGGCCAGATTATGAAGCACCTTAAAACTGGAGTCAAGGAGTTTAAATTTGActaatatctaacatttattggAGCTTAAAATCTGGCAAGCAATGttctaaacactttaaaaatactaattcacTTAACTCTCTAAGGAAGGTAGTagtatctctatttttatataagcAAACTGATATAGAAAGATATATATGTGCCTACagttacacagctaataaatggccATTTGGATCCAGAGACTTAACTCTTAACCACTATATCATGTTGTCAAGGAAACAGAAAGCCATTAAAGATTTGGTTGTGGAGCTGGGCAGGTAAGGGGAGCTGAGGTGGCAGATGTCACCACAAGAGCTACTCTCTTCTCACATAAAGCCAAGAGAGAGTTGGCAAAGGGGGAAAAACCCAAAATTGAAGGAAGCTAGTTTatagaaaaaatactgaaaagggAAGCTATTCTGGTTGAAGGTGTTCTAAAGTAACAGTGCTGCTCTGAACAAAATTATGAAGGAGGTTAACTTTTATGTCTAGTATCTTCCCCCTGTTTCTGGTCTCAGCCTCTCCCTTCAGATACTCCATCACCTAGGGCCTGCCCTTCCTGATCGAATCATATATTCAATGTTATCTTCCCCCTCTCCTCTCAGTCCCATCCACCTGACAATACTCCCCTGAACACATAGACAGTTGGGCTCTCTGTATCCACTAGTCctgcatctgcagattcaaccaaacacatattgaaaatatttggaaaaaaattaaaaataacatcataccaataaaaaatacagtataataactatgtacatggcatttacattgtattaggtattagaaGTAATCCagacatgatttaaaatatacaggaggaaCCAGGctcagtagctcacacctataatcctaccattctgggaggccgaggtgggaggatcacttgagctcagaagttgagACCatctctgagcaagagtgagaccctgtctctactgaaaattagaaaaaaattagctgggcaactaaaaatagaaacaaagaattaaTAGGCCATGGTGgtgggcgcctgtagtcccagctactcaggaagctgaggcaggaggatcgcttgagcccaggagtttgaggttgctgtgagctaggctgatgctgcagcactctagcccaggcaacagagtgagactccgtctcaaaaaaaaaaaaaagtatacaggaggatgtgcataggttacatgcaaaATACTAcgtcattttatataagggacttgagcatccttgtaTTTTGGTATCTGAGGTGTGGGAGTGGTTCTGGAACCGATCCTGTTCAGATACCAAGGGAAGACTGTATATACTCTGACCAGGACTTACCAGACAGAGTGTCCTACCTGGTATGCCATTTCAAATTTCTTCTGCAATTCTTTATCCCCTATAccctcctctccacctcctctAAGGACCACAGCCACTCTACCATTCCCTCAAAGCAATCTCCATGCTTTCTGAAATAACCTTTAGCTAATCTAGAAAATAGTCTGCTTTAATAGAAGAAAACGGGGGACATATCCAGGGCTATCCCTTCACTTACAGATAATATAGGTATTTTAACTCAATACATCTTTTAAAAGAATTGCTCAGTATTAGTTCTTGTATTGTTTCTCTTAACAGAGTAACTTTATCCCCCAGGTGTGGGAATTTCAAGTCAATTGAGAAGAACTTCACAGTCAACTGGTGAATGAGATTCTTTCATGGCACCTGTCATGTAACACTCTTCCTTTGCCCAGACTTAGGGTTAGCTCTATTACGAATGAAGTATTCAAAAATACATAGCtcaaaataagcacatgaaaagatgctaaccatcattagtcattagggaaatgcaagtcaaattaaaaccacaacgagaaAATACAATatacccactagaatggttaaaattaaaaagactgacaataccaagtattggcaagatGTGGAGTTCTCATATgctgttggtgagaatataaaatggtacaaccactttgtaaaatggtttggcagtttctttaaaagataagcaTACATTTACCACACAATCTAGACATTGCACTCCTTCAACCCAAGAGAAATGATGACatctgtccacacaaaaacttgtacacaaatgttcataacagttttatctataataaccaaaaatgaGAACCACCCTAATGTTCATCAAGAAGTGAATGtaaggccaagcatggtggctcatgcctgtaatcctagcactctgggaggccgaggcgggaggatcgcttgaggtcaggagttcaagaccagcctgagcaagagcaagaccctgtctctaccaaagatagaaagaaattatctggccaactaaaaaatatatatagaaaaaattagccgggcgtggtggcgcatgcctgtaatcccagctactggggaggctgaggcagtaggctcacttaagcccaagagtttgaggttgctgtgagctaggctgacgccacggcactctagcctgggaaacagagcaagacactgtctcaaaaaaaaaaaaaaaagaagaagtgaaTGTATACACCAATTTGATAAATCCATAGAAtagaatgctactcagcaataaaatgaaataaactccTGATACACGCAACAACATGTATAAATCTCAAAGTAATAACACAAGGGAAAAAAGCCAAACCTCCCCCCCACAAAAAGTATGTACCATttgcttccatttatataaaattatattaaatataaattaatacatagtgagagaaaaatcaatgattgcttggggacaggcagagggagggatggCTTACAAAgaggcatgaggaaacttttgggaGTGATAGGCATGTTCATCATCTTGAGTGTGGCAGTGGTTTCAAgagtataaatatatcaaaaccaataaaattatacactttaaatatatgcaatttatcACATATGaaatatacttcaataaagctgtaatttttaaaaaaataggtagcccctttccctcttcctttggTGGAACAGATAAAAGGCTTAGAATGACCAtagcaagaaaaggaaaattaaaatagagaCTTTCCGGCCGGGcgtgggggctcacgcctgtaatcctagcactctgggaggccaaggtgggcggatcgtttgagctcaggagttctagaccagcctgagcaagagcgagaccccatctctactaaaaatagaaagaaattatatggacagctaaaaatatatatagaaaaaattagccgggcatggtggcacatgcctgtagtcccaactactcgggaggctgagacaggaggatcccttgagctcaggagtttgaggttgctgtgagctaggctgacgccatggcactcactctagcctgggcaacaaagtgagactctgtctcaaaaaaaaaaaaaaaaacatagagacTTTCCTTCCTCCAGGAAATACAGAAGAGGATGACAGggcaaaggaaagaatatttaatgattttatattcTCTCCTCTACTCCTATCACAAGGGCATTCCTTCCTTCAGAAGGTCATCCGCAAAGTTAGATACCATGGAATAGAGATTATCCAGTTTCAGAACATCTACCAAACCTGTGACTCATAATTCTCTTCCACTTCACCTACAGTCAGCAGGTGGCGCTGGTGACTAAAATGTTACTCAAGGGGCACCGAGGCAAGTCTCCAGAAACAGGAAAATTAAGGATTATCTGATAAAGAGTCCCAGTCGAGCAAGCAAGCTGAGTGCTTATGTGGTCACATTTCAGAAATGGGTCACCCTTGCAGCATGACTGACTGATTGAAGAGCAAATTGCAGAATGCAAAGTTTTGTCACCATTTGACAAGGGTGATGATAGAACTATAACAACAAAAGAATTGGGAACTGTAATGAGGTCTATTGGACAGAATCCTACAGAAGCAGAGTTGCAGGGATATGATGAATGAAGTAAGTGCTGAGGATAATGACACAATTGACTTCCCTGAATTTCTGACAATGatgacaagaaaaatgaaagacacAGACAATGAAACAGAAATTAGAGAAGCATTCTGTGTGTTTGGTAAGGATGGTAATGGCCGTATTCGTGCAGCAGAGCTTCACCATGTGATTACAGACCTTGGAGAGAAGTTACCAGATGAAGAGGATAATGGAATGATCAAGTAGGAAGATACTGATAGTCAAGTAAACTATGAAGAATTTGTACAAATGATGACAGAAAAGTGAAGTCATTGTACACAGCATCTTAAACTTCTTGTACAAAAATTGTTTATTAgtcttttctttgtttgtaaTTTATCTGTAAAAGGTTTCTCCCTACCATCAAAAACATATGCATGACTGGCCTTTGAGTGACAGCAATGCAAGATGGCAGCACTGCAGCCTCAGGAGTAAAAGTCCCCCACAATTTCTGACTGTTGGAAGAACTCTAAGAAGGCTAGAAAGGagtaagagatggggtcttctaGACCCTATCACAGTTAGCTGGGGTCTAGAAGATGATGAAGACATGACACTTACAAGATGGATGGGGATGATAATTGGGCTTCCAAGAACAATTTATGAAAACTGGATATACAGCCTTAAAATAGAATGTGGACTTAAATACCCAGAAGGATCCCCCTTTGTAAGATttgtaacaaaaattaattatgaatGGAGTTAATAGTTCTAATGGAGTGGTGGATCCAAGAGCCATATCAGAGCtagcaaaatggcagaattcATATAGCATCGAAGTTGTCTTGCAAGAGCTTCAGCACCTAACAATGTCTAAAGAAAATGCGAAATTCCCTCAGCCAACTGAAGGACAGTGTTACAGCAgctaatcaaaaaagaaaaaccataggcccttcctcttccctccccattcGATTTAAGCAGTCTTCATTTTCCATGGTAGTAAATTTTCTAGATACGTCTTGTATACCTCAAAATACTGGAAAGGAAGCTCCCATTCAAAggcaatttatctttttttttttgtttgtttcatcttattgttatgggggatacagaattgcaggttacatacgttgcccatgtaccacctttccccccaagtcagagcaccaggcgtgtccgttccccaggtagtgcgcgttgcacccatcatgtaggtatgtgtccctccccccccacccccccttcccgagtcagcaccttcaagtgttaccattccccaaacggtgtgcaatgcactcattgtgtaggcatacccctatcccctcccccaccccccacctcagtctgatatccgattggtgtccttcctagatgtgtatttaggtgatgatcagggaaaccaattttctggtgagtacatgtgatgcttgtttttccactcttgggatacttcacttaatataatgggttccaactctctccaggagaaccatagagatgtcgtatcttcattattccttatagctgagtaatattccatggtatacatataccacagcttactaatccaatcatgtattgatgggcatttgggttgtttccacatctttgcgattgtgaattgtgctca is a genomic window of Eulemur rufifrons isolate Redbay chromosome 8, OSU_ERuf_1, whole genome shotgun sequence containing:
- the HJV gene encoding hemojuvelin isoform X1, with the protein product MGDPGQSSGPRSPHGSPPTLSTLTLLLLLCGHAHSQCKILRCNAEYVSSTLSLRSGGSTGALRGGGGGGGGGGGGAASGRGGDVGSGGLCRALRSYALCTRRTARTCRGDLAFHSAVHGIEDLMIQHNCSRQGPTAPPPPRGPALPGAGPGLPASDPCDYESRFSRLHGRPSGFLHCASFGDPHVRSFHHHFHTCRVQGAWPLLDNDFLFVQATSSPVALGANATTTRKLTIIFKNMQECIDQKVYQAEVDNLPAAFEDGSINGGDRPGGSSLSIQTANPGSHVEIRAAYIGTTIIIRQTAGQLSFSIKVAEDVARAFSAEQDLQLCVGGCPPSQRLSQSERNRRGAITIDIARQLCKEGLPVEDAYFHSCVFDVLISGDPNFTVAAQAALEDARAFLPDLEKLHLFPSDAGIPLSSATLLAPLLSGLFVLWLCIQ
- the HJV gene encoding hemojuvelin isoform X2, translating into MQECIDQKVYQAEVDNLPAAFEDGSINGGDRPGGSSLSIQTANPGSHVEIRAAYIGTTIIIRQTAGQLSFSIKVAEDVARAFSAEQDLQLCVGGCPPSQRLSQSERNRRGAITIDIARQLCKEGLPVEDAYFHSCVFDVLISGDPNFTVAAQAALEDARAFLPDLEKLHLFPSDAGIPLSSATLLAPLLSGLFVLWLCIQ
- the LOC138390059 gene encoding calmodulin-A-like gives rise to the protein MMNEVSAEDNDTIDFPEFLTMMTRKMKDTDNETEIREAFCVFGKDGNGRIRAAELHHVITDLGEKLPDEEDNGMIK